From Salarias fasciatus chromosome 12, fSalaFa1.1, whole genome shotgun sequence, the proteins below share one genomic window:
- the slc1a3a gene encoding solute carrier family 1 member 3a, producing MTQSNGENPQRTRGGLHQVRNRIQARSLQARKRIQSITKDDVKRFFIRNAFVILTIIAVMIGIGLGFALRPYNMSYREIKFFSFPGEILMRMLQMLVLPLLVSSLITGMASLDSRASGKMGMRAVIYYTTTTVIAVFIGIVMVVIIQPGKGTRDEFTKQQQIEQVSAADAFLDLIRNMFPPNIVEACTKQFKTQYAKRIVHIKMTVNDSIVTLNGNQSITKEELIPVPGAVNGINALGLVVFSMCFGLIIGGMKEQGQPLKDFFDCLNEAIMRLVAIIMWYAPIGILFLIAGKIVEMEDISAMGGQLGMYTVTVICGLLVHAIFVLPLLYFIVTRKNPLVFIAGLLQALITALGTSSSSATLPITFKCLEENNKVDKRVTRFVLPVGATINMDGTALYEALAAIFIAQVNDYDLNFGQILTISITATAASIGAAGIPQAGLVTMVIVLTSVGLPTDDISLIIAVDWFLDRLRTTTNVLGDSIGAGIVEHLSRHELRQKDAEAGNSVVEEANKKPYQLICQENEYENEKTTNSETKM from the exons ATGACTCAAAGCAATGGGGAGAACCCGCAGAGGACTCGGGGGGGTCTCCACCAGGTCCGCAACAGGATCCAGGCTCGATCTCTGCAGGCCAGGAAGCGAATCCAGAGCATCACCAAGGACGATGTGAAGAGATTCTTCATTAGAAATGCCTTTGTGATCCTCACCATTATTGCGGTCATGATCG GTATCGGCCTGGGGTTCGCCCTGCGTCCGTACAACATGTCCTATCGTGAAATAAAGTTCTTCTCTTTCCCTGGAGAAATCCTCATGAGGATGCTGCAGATGCTGGTGTTACCTCTGCTGGTTTCAAGTCTCATCACAG GGATGGCGTCACTGGACAGCAGAGCTTCTGGTAAAATGGGCATGAGGGCCGTCATCTACTACACCACAACAACGGTCATTGCGGTGTTCATCGGCATCGTCATGGTGGTCATCATTCAGCCTGGAAAAGGAACGAGAGATGAGTTCACCAAGCAGCAGCAGATAGAGCAGGTCAGCGCTGCTGATGCCTTTCTGGATCTTATCAG AAACATGTTTCCTCCTAACATCGTAGAAGCATGCACCAAGCAG TTTAAGACACAATACGCCAAAAGAATAGTTCACATCAAGATGACGGTGAACGACTCGATCGTCACACTCAACGGCAACCAGAGCATAACGAAGGAGGAGCTGATCCCAGTGCCCGGGGCAGTCAACGGGATCAATGCTCTCGGCCTGGTGGTCTTCTCCATGTGCTTCGGTCTGATCATCGGGGGCATGAAGGAGCAGGGTCAACCACTGAAAGACTTTTTCGACTGCCTCAATGAAGCCATTATGAGACTTGTTGCTATAATAATGTG GTATGCCCCGATCGGTATCTTGTTCCTGATTGCTGGTAAAATTGTGGAGATGGAGGACATCAGTGCGATGGGTGGACAGCTGGGAATGTATACAGTGACAGTCATTTGTGGCCTGCTTGTTCACGCCATCTTCGTCCTGCCACTGCTTTACTTCATCGTCACCAGGAAGAACCCCTTGGTCTTCATCGCTGGGCTTTTGCAGGCTCTCATCACTGCCCTCGGAACATCCTCAAG TTCGGCCACGTTGCCAATCACTTTTAAatgtctggaggaaaacaacaagGTGGACAAACGTGTGACCCGTTTTGTGCTCCCTGTCGGCGCCACCATCAACATGGACGGCACGGCTCTCTACGAAGCGCTGGCAGCCATTTTTATTGCTCAGGTCAACGACTACGATCTTAACTTCGGACAGATTCTCACCATCAG tatCACAGCCACAGCAGCCAGTATTGGAGCAGCTGGAATCCCTCAGGCAGGCCTGGTTACGATGGTGATAGTGCTGACATCTGTAGGCCTGCCGACGGACGATATCTCTCTGATCATCGCCGTTGACTGGTTTCT GGATCGACTGCGCACCACCACCAACGTCCTCGGAGACTCCATCGGCGCCGGTATCGTGGAACACCTGTCCCGCCACGAGCTGCGGCAAAAGGACGCCGAAGCAGGCAACTCGGTGGTGGAGGAGGCCAACAAGAAGCCGTACCAGCTCATCTGCCAGGAGAATGAGTACGAGAACgaaaaaaccacaaacagcGAAACCAAGATGTAA